One Vigna unguiculata cultivar IT97K-499-35 chromosome 7, ASM411807v1, whole genome shotgun sequence genomic region harbors:
- the LOC114190568 gene encoding perakine reductase-like: MEKAQMQVQRVKLGSQGLEVSRLGFGCGGLSGIYNAPLSHEEGCSIIKEIFNKGVTFFDTSDLYGDNHDNEIMVGKALKQLPREEVQLATKFGVTVSEGLVFGVKGTPEYVRQCCEASLKRLDVDHIDLYYQHRVDTSVPIEDTMGELKQLVNEGKIKYIGLSEANADTIRRAHAVHPITALQMEYSLWSRDIEEEIIPLCRELGIGIVAYSPLGRGFFAGKAVVETLPSQSLLTMHPRFTGENLEKNKLFYKRLDDLASKHACTPSQLALAWLLHQGNDLIPIPGTTKLKNFENNVGSLNVKLTDEDLREISEAVPDYEVAGTREYGMLSNYTWKFATTPPK; this comes from the exons ATGGAGAAAGCACAGATGCAAGTCCAAAGAGTTAAACTGGGTAGCCAGGGCTTAGAG GTTTCTAGGCTGGGATTTGGATGTGGAGGATTATCTGGAATTTATAATGCTCCCCTCTCACATGAAGAAGGGTGTTCAATCATTAAAGAAATATTCAATAAGGGTGTCACATTCTTCGATACATCGGATCTTTATGGAGATAATCATGATAACGAAATCATGGTTGGCAAG GCTTTGAAACAACTTCCCCGAGAAGAAGTCCAGTTGGCTACAAAATTTGGTGTTACTGTATCTGAAGGGTTGGTTTTCGGGGTAAAGGGTACCCCTGAATATGTGCGACAATGCTGTGAAGCCAGTCTCAAGCGGCTTGATGTGGACCATATTGATTTATACTATCAACACAGAGTTGATACTTCTGTGCCAATTGAAGACACT ATGGGAGAGCTGAAACAGCTGGTAAATGAAggaaagataaaatatattgggTTGTCCGAGGCTAATGCTGACACTATAAGGAGAGCTCATGCTGTTCATCCTATCACTGCTTTGCAAATGGAGTATTCCTTGTGGTCCCGTGACATTGAAGAAGAAATAATCCCACTCTGCAG AGAACTTGGGATAGGAATTGTAGCATATAGCCCTCTTGGCCGTGGCTTTTTTGCAGGAAAGGCAGTGGTGGAGACCTTGCCTAGTCAGAGCCTGCTG ACTATGCATCCCAGGTTCACTGGAGAAAATTTGGAGAAGAACAAGCTTTTCTATAAGCGCCTTGATGACTTGGCTTCTAAGCATGCATGCACTCCTTCACAATTAGCCTTAGCATGGCTTCTCCATCAGGGAAATGACTTAATCCCTATACCTG GGACTACTAAACTGAAGAACTTTGAAAACAACGTTGGATCTCTGAATGTTAAGCTTACAGATGAGGATCTGAGGGAAATTTCTGAAGCAGTTCCTGATTATGAAGTTGCTGGGACACGAGAGTATGGTATGTTAAGCAACTACACTTGGAAGTTTGCAACTACACCACCCAAGTAA
- the LOC114191984 gene encoding dymeclin, with amino-acid sequence MGSVPSTPRKSGTFSPETAEYLIGTLVGSQPFPLSSEFWQKLLELPLNVQWPAQRVQQACELLAKNNCHTRHLAKILFHLARCLQESVSSSGVSPLVYEKAVNAVYFSSIFLKYLIESVQGDIQLYLSLEDDEAVPKDVLRDQTIENFVMRNVLNFIASVEVSPDTFLLHLELLNFMIIAMSTQLLCGSSPGPNDVNPFLDAAMAQDSSLIGSVVRRLLLNFMMRSDVPFNRATYSILSDGSQSSVLQRVGSAAANIVLFPFSYLVSSSGEGSKGPIADISIHVLLVLVHYHKCVMSDDYANNKSSTSDFLLKENSHFSENPYCKALEHAIDCELDRLDIEGNAHSAQNIKLPFALLFDTLGICLADEAAVLLLYSLLQGNSAFLEYVLVRTDLDTLLMPILEALYNASTRTANQIYMLLIILLILSQDSSFNASIHKLILTGVPWYKERLLHQTSLGSFMVIILIRTVQYNLSKLRDVYLQTTCLATLANMAPHVHRLSAYASQRLVSLFDMLSRKYNKLAEHKDNKLHTTKGNSFEGNNLVEDMSTELHIYTDFLRLVLEIINAILTYALPRNPEVVYAIMHRQEVFLPFKNHPRFNELIDNIYTVLDFFNSHMDAQRENGDWSVNEVLQVITVNCRSWRGDGMKMFTQLRFTYEQESHPEEFFIPYVWQLVLSHCGFSFNTGAINLFPVDLQTEGFENGVVGSTLQNGDFDKPEYQLDP; translated from the exons ATGGGGTCGGTGCCGTCAACGCCGCGCAAGAGTGGCACATTCTCTCCGGAGACGGCGGAGTATCTGATCGGAACTTTAGTCGGTAGCCAGCCCTTCCCTCTCTCGTCAGAGTTCTGGCAGAAATTGCTGGAGCTTCCTCTCAATGTCCAATGGCCGGCTCAACGTGTCCAACAAGCTTGCGAGCTATTAG CCAAAAACAATTGTCACACCAGACATCTCGCTAAGATTTTGTTCCATCTAGCTCGCTGCTTGCAAGAGTCCGTGTCTTCTTCTGGTGTATCGCCCTTGGTCTATGAAAAAGCTGTTAATGCAGTGTACTTcagttcaatatttttaaagtacTTGATTGAAAGTGTCCAAGGGGATATCCAGTTATACCTGTCTCTTGAAGATGATGAGGCTGTACCGAAGGATGTTTTGAGAG atcaaacaattgaaaattttgttatgCGGAATGTGCTGAACTTTATAGCATCAGTAGAAGTGAG TCCAGACACATTTCTCCTACACCTAGAGCTGCTTAATTTCATGATTATTGCAATGTCAACTCAGCTTCTCTGCGGGTCATCCCCTGGGCCCAATGATGTGAACCCCTTTCTTGATGCAGCAATGGCTCAG GACAGCTCTCTGATTGGTTCAGTTGTTCGCAGATTGCTTCTAAACTTCATGATGCGTTCTGATGTTCCATTTAATAGGGCAACTTATTCCATCTTATCTGATGGAAGTCAGAGTAGCGTGCTACAGAGAGTTGGTTCTGCAGCTG caaatattgttttatttccaTTTAGTTATTTGGTCAGTTCGAGTGGTGAAGGATCGAAAGGTCCTATTGCAGATATCAGTATTCACGTGCTGCTTGTTCTCGTTCATTATCACAAATGTGTCATGAGTGACGACTATGCAAATAACAAATCTTCGACGTCAGATTTTTTACTCAAAGAAAATTCTCACTTCTCTGAAAATCCTTACTGCAAGGCATTGGAACATGCAATTGATTGTGAAT TGGATCGACTAGACATTGAGGGCAATGCGCATAGTGCTCAAAACATAAAGCTTCCCTTTGCTTTGTTGTTTGATACACTTGGGAT ATGCTTAGCTGATGAGGCAGCTGTCCTACTGCTTTACTCGTTGTTGCAAGGGAATTCTGCCTTTTTGGAGTATGTATTGGTGCGGACAGATCTGGATACATTG TTAATGCCAATTCTGGAAGCTTTGTACAATGCTTCTACAAGGACGGCTAATCAAATTTACATGTTGCTAATTATTCTTCTCATACTCAGTCAAGATTCTTCTTTTAATGCGAGCATTCATAAGCTG ATATTGACTGGTGTCCCATGGTACAAAGAACGCCTTCTCCATCAGACATCTCTTGGTTCTTTCATGGTCATAATTCTTATCAGAACTGTACAGTATAATTTGTCAAAACTCCGG GATGTCTATCTCCAAACAACATGTTTGGCAACCTTGGCAAACATGGCACCTCATGTTCATCGTTTGAGTGCATATGCATCTCAGAGACTAGTCagcctttttgacatgctttcACGCAA GTATAACAAATTAGCTGAACACAAAGATAATAAACTGCATACAACAAAAGGTAACTCATTTGAAGGAAACAACCTTGTGGAAGATATG TCAACTGAATTGCACATTTACACTGACTTCTTGAGGCTTGTACTAGAAATAATAAATGCAATCCTGACTTATGCCCTGCCTCGGAATCCTGAG GTAGTATATGCAATAATGCACAGGCAGGAAGTCTTTCTGCCATTCAAGAATCATCCACGCTTCAATGAACTGATTGATAACATTTATACT GTATTAGATTTTTTCAATAGTCATATGGATGCTCAAAGAGAGAACGGTGACTGGTCTGTCAATGAAGTGCTTCAAGTCATAACTGTCAATTGTCGTTCTTGGAGGGGTGATGGAATGAAG ATGTTTACTCAACTGCGCTTCACATATGAACAAGAGAGTCATCCAGAGGAGTTTTTTATTCCGTATGTCTGGCAGCTAGTGCTATCCCATTG TGGATTCTCATTCAATACAGGAGCCATAAATTTGTTTCCAGTTGATCTACAAACGGAA GGATTTGAGAATGGGGTGGTGGGAAGCACCCTGCAAAATGGTGATTTTGACAAGCCTGAATATCAGCTTGATCCATAA
- the LOC114189741 gene encoding early light-induced protein, chloroplastic, with product MAASSYAMQSILANPMMGMSTRSRVNHFGIPAMYLRRNVSLRVRSMAEEEQQSEPAEPMKQPATTASPKVSTKFSDVLAFSGPAPERINGRLAMIGFVAAMAVEVAKGQGVFEQISNGGIPWFLGTSVVLTLASLVPLFQGVSVESKSKGFMSSDAELWNGRFAMLGLIALAFTEYVKGGTLV from the exons ATGGCTGCCTCATCTTATGCCATGCAATCAATCCTTGCAAACCCTATGATGGGCATGTCCACCAGATCTAGGGTGAACCATTTTGGTATTCCTGCGATGTATTTGAGAAGGAATGTTAGCCTGAGAGTCAGGTCCATGGCTGAG GAAGAACAACAGAGTGAGCCAGCAGAACCTATGAAACAACCAGCCACTACTGCCTCACCAAAGGTGAGCACGAAGTTCTCAGATGTGTTGGCATTCAGTGGGCCAGCACCAGAGAGGATCAATGGAAGGCTTGCCATGATTGGGTTTGTAGCTGCAATGGCAGTGGAAGTAGCCAAAGGGCAGGGTGTGTTCGAACAAATATCGAACGGTGGCATTCCATGGTTCCTGGGGACAAGTGTGGTCCTTACACTTGCTTCATTGGTTCCACTGTTCCAAGGGGTGAGTGTGGAGTCAAAATCAAAAGGGTTTATGTCCTCTGATGCAGAACTGTGGAATGGGAGGTTTGCTATGTTGGGTTTGATTGCGCTGGCTTTTACCGAGTATGTCAAGGGAGGTACCCTGGTGTAA